The genomic region aaaaaacacgaGCAAAATACCGAGGTTACGGTATGTAAACCAAATAAAGATTTCTGGACGCAATTTTACGCCACATTTTAAGATACACCTGGAAGCAACAGGCAACAACCGACACAGCTAAGCCACGGTGCGGAGAGCAGCCACCGGGCCGGTACATCATCGTCAGTCCCGAGGGAGCCCAGCGCAGCCCGGGACAGGACGGCCCCGCCGCGGAGCGAAGCCCGGCGGCCCCGGTACGGGAACACTGGCGGGTTTCTAGGCTGGAGGAACGAGGCGAGGCCCTCCCGTCCCCCCACCCGGAGCCAGGGGAGCTGCCGAGGACAGACACGCCAGCGCCCGGCCCGGTGCGAACCGGGGCGGCCTcgcagccccgctgctgccgccgccgccacccacGCCGAGGCCGCGGCCGCCGGTAGGGAGAGGGGACGGAAGGACACTGCACCGGGAGGGAGACACGGCTGGAGGATAGGGACGCGCCGGTAATGGGGTACAGGACGGCCGCCAGCTCCCGCACGCCTCTCGCCGGTCAGGGGCGGGGAGCGACGGTAAAGCCCCGGAGCAACCAGCACctggggggagcgcggcggcagGCGAGAGGCGGCCCGAGGGCGGAGGGACGGGGCGGACGAGACCCCGCCGGCAACACGAGCCCCACCTACCCCGgctaccgccgccgccgccgcctcccggtgCCGGGCCtgggccgccgctgccgcccacCACGTGACCGGGCGGAGAGGGCGGGCGCCCCGCCAGGCGCTTCCGGGTGCGGGGCGGAGGGCGCACGAGCGCTTCCGGCGGCCGAACAATGCGGTTCCGAGTCGCCGTCctgggctgcggcggcggctgtAGGTCCCGgcgggccggcggggcgcgggcggcggccccggagCGGGCCCCGGAGCGGGCCCCGGAGCGGGCCGCGCCTCCCGCTACCCCCGCCAGCCGGGTTCGGAgaacggcccggcccggccgggggcgcggcgggtcgcggggccggccggggggcGCGGctggcggccgggcccggcccggcggtggGGCGGCGCGACCCCAGGCCCGGGCGGCGGCTTACGGCGGCTCTCCTCCCCTCTCTAGGTCCGTAGCCGGAGGCCGCGGCGGGCGCTGCGGTAGGAGCGGCCGCGGGTGCCAGCGGGGGGACGCGGCCCGGCGCTACAGGTACCTGCCCCGTCCTTCCCGCGGGGCCGGGGaacggggcggcggggccggggcgggcgggcgggcgcggacAGCCGCCTCCCcgcctttgcagaggagctggcgTTTGGGTATTGTTTTGAAAAGCCGTGCCTGCTCTCGGCTGAGCTGTCCCGGAACATCGTTGTCCCGGTTACCGGCTGAACGGGAGTCGGGCCCAGTCCGCTGCCCTCCCGAGAAGGGAGCCAGGGACGCGTGTGGTGGCTCTTGCGTCTCGGAGAGCGGTGGTAGTGGAAACTGAACCTGTGCCAAGGCAAgtcacttcttttctgttttcagcctcTCTCGTGATGTGTGCTGAGCAGCgggggtggctgtgcctggcTCACAGCATCCCCGCGGCACCGGCACTTCCACCGCGCTTGTACCGTATAGCCCCAACGTGGGAGGAAAAAGCAGGCTCACAAGTAGAGTTCTTTCATTtccaagagaaaacacaaaaagaaaccatTCAATAATGCCTGAAAttcactgaaggcacttcacgaTGATCTGTCGCTACCGATTATATTTGCCAAAGGCTATTGCTTcataaaattaaactttttgtcCTAGAAATGGGGGTGAGTCAGGCAGTACTGAAGACGGGATGGCTGAGAGATTCTCAGCTCTACTTTCTGTAGATTCAGCAGAATTGGGTGTACTGCAGAATGATGCTACCCCTGTTTCCAAACTTTGTGATCCCTTGTTTCTGAAGGCTTTTGAAATCCTTTTCTGGCTTTTGCATGCCATACACTGGAAGGTAGACTTGAGGGACTTGAGTACTGAGGAGGCTGAGTCTCCAGATGATGTCCAATCAGCAAATTGAAACAAGCCTGATTATCAACAGATACTTCTAAAAATGTTCTTCTTTACACCCTTGTCCTGTGTATTAATTCATTTACAGTAGGCACGACTCCATTTCCTGGTGTGTACACTGATTCGATATTTCATGCCCCAAGAGAGCAGTATCTGCTTTTATCTGTAAACTTCAAAGCTTCCTTTCAAGCTTTATGTGGTGTTTGTAATAGTTGTGAGGTGTaagttttgctttgttattttatCTCACCAAATCTTGCATCATTTAGTCTCCTGTGATTTCTTCACTTCCTGCAATCCCAGTTCTCTGGCAGGATTGCGTGAACAGTGTTTCATCGAGAATCAGTGTAGTCTTATAAATCCTTAAAAGAACTGTTGAAAGACAAAAGATTGATGCTTGTTTTGTGGAAGATCCACTGTTCTTCATTCCAAATActatcaaataaaaacaaatttcctAGAGGGGTGATCTTCCAAAGAAGAAGACAAGAAACAAGACTTCTGACATTGACGAGGTATTCCAAACTGGGAGCTACAAGGCATGATTTATCCAATGAGGGGCCagacagaagactttttttcagcgaacttttttttttaaaaaaaaacaaacaaaaccaacacacagcAAACCAACCCCcgcaaaaaaacccttaaaaaaccTTAAAAGACAATCTAAAATGATGCATTAAACCCAGTGCTGCGGATATCGCAAAGCTTGTGTAGTCCTTCCTGCTAAAAGTCTGGCTTGTTGAAATTACAGTTACTGCCAGTGAGATGTGTCCTCTCTCCAACTGTGGAGTGTCCTAGAAGAACTGCAGCTGTTGTGCTTGGGCTGCAACTCTTACGAGTATACGATAGAGGCAGAAGGTTAAGAGGGATGTTTGTATGTCTGGCAAGTGCTGGCTTCTGTCTCACCTTGAATTCATTTGTCATGAAAGCTATTTAGGCGTTAAAGGAAATCGAGAACCAAAAGCTAAAGGAACGTCATTGTTATGTGGTAAAGACAAAATCTCTGCGGAGTTTTAACGTGGAAGCAAAGCGTAACAAGAACTAAGGCTGctaaaaatacttctgtggttTCCCTTTAAATTGCAGACAAGTTGTGGAAAACTTCTTAACTCTTTAGGATACTGCTTCAGGAGAATTTCTGTCTTGTCACCTCTACTTTATATTCAAGctgcattaaattaaaaaaaggtagaAGATATTGTAAGGCGAGGTGTAAacttgattgttttttttcttttaacttgtaACAGACTTTAGTATTTATCTAGCATAAAACATAACTTCTGATTAAATGCACACTTTATCTTATTACTTTAGACCCTTCtaatttgcattttagaaaacaaaaaagttctcacttgtttttttttcttgctgcttttccttagGTGTGCCAAAATGTCAGAAAGATCAGATATTCTTCACTTCAAGTTTGACAATTATGGGGATTCGATGTTACAGAAAATGAACAAActgagggaagaaaacaaattttgtgaTGTTGTGGTCCATATAGATGACGTTGAAGTTCGGGGGCATAAAATAGTATTTGCTGCTGGCTCTCCCTTTTTAAGAGATCAGTTCTTACTAAATGACTCCAGAGATGTAAAAATCTCTATCCTGCAGAGTTCGGAAGTGGGGAGGCAGCTGCTTCTGTCCTGTTACAGCGGCATTCTGGAGTTCCCTGAAATGGAACTGGTAAACTACTTGACTGCCGCGAGCTTTCTACAGATGAGCCACATTGTTGAGCGATGCACGCAGGCCCTCTGGAAGTTTATAAAACCGAAGCAGCCACTGGAGAGCAAGGAGTGTGAACAGCAAAGTGACTCCTCTGAGCTGAAGGACCATCAAGGAGACGATGACTCTCTGCAGCAAGATTCGCCTTGTATTCAACCTTCAGAAGACAGTATGGACATGGAGGACAGTGATATTCAGATCATCAAGGTGGAGTCCATTGGGGAGGTAACAGAAGTTAGGAACAAGAAGGATCAGAACCAGTTTATATCTTCTGAACAAACTGCACTGCATTCCTCAGAGCCTCAACACTTTCTTATCAACTCCACTGTTGAAAACAGAGCAAGTGAAATAGAGCAAAACCACCTCCACAACTATGCCCTTTCGTATGCTGGCAGCGATAACATCATTCTGGCCTCTAAAGATATGTTTGGGCCTAACAACCGAGGTATAGACAAAGGCCTCCAGTGGCACCATCAGTGTCCAAAGTGCACAAGAGTATTTCGGCATCTGGAAAACTATGCTAATCACTTAAAGATGCATAAACTATTTATGTGTCTACTCTGTGGCAAGACATTCACTCAGAAAGGCAATCTCCACCGGCACATGAGAGTGCACGCAGGCATCAAACCGTTCCAATGTAAGATCTGTGGGAAAACATTCTCTCAGAAATGTTCCTTACAGGACCACCTCAACCTGCACAGTGGGGACAAGCCCCATAAGTGTAACTACTGTGACATGGTTTTTGCGCATAAACCCGTTCTGAGGAAACATCTTAAACAGCTACACGGTAAAAATAGCTTTGACAATGCCAATGAAAGAAACGTTCAAGACATAACCGTGGACTTCGATTCCTTCACATGTAGCGCTGCTACAGACAGTAAGGTCTGTCAGCAAGGTGATGCAAGCCAGGTACTGGATGCAGGGAAGCTGCCTCAGGCTGTGCTCAGTTTAAGAAATGATAGTACCTGCGTCaattaagcaattaaaaacagCCCTTTGCAGGGATCGTGACTGAGAGGAGCAAAGATTTGGTTTGGGCTCTTACCTAAACTAGTGGTATGCCCTGAAAGgcgatggatggatggatggatggcagGTTGGATTGCAAAACCTGGCAGGTCTTCAGCCATCGTTCATAGTCTTACTTGATATTTTCTGTGAATAGCAATCTTCCTTCAGGTTTCTTTCTGTGTCTCTACTGTGGATTATGGGGTTAATTGTTTCATTTCTCTCTGATTAGGAGACTCAAGACTAACACCTTTTGAAAGACTGTTGCTGTGGGCTGCAAGTAAACCATCTGCTGAACAGTTAGAGGCCTCTCTGTGTCTGGGCAGATGGAGGAAAGAGCAAAGAGGACAAGTCTGTGAGATAAcccaattatattttttttaaagcactggatAACTGAAAGCACTCCATACAGTTAAATTTAAACTTACCTCTTAAAATTATCTTTCTCTGATCTTACCCCTAGACCCCTACAGttgaaatgaagtatttttgtgTCACTTTTTTGCCCTTTCTAAACTATTTCAAGAAACTTCTGCTGCCAGTCAATGCTATCTTAAAAGCTCTCAGGGTTTTTAACCTCGACCTGCATTATGAAAAGATAAAACCCTAAATGATTTGGCAGGGTTAGCTGATCATTGCATAGAACTgttcaaaataagaataaattgcAGCTCTGGAATGTGAGAGGCCAGTGCCTGGAGTGCAAGTATGACCTACTTCCTTTGCTGTCATACCTAGGATTTTTAAAGGGCACTTACCATTGTATGTGCTAAGATAAGCTAAACACTTCAAAACTAAAAATCAGCATCCATCTTCCATAAATTTTGCATCACATAAACCACAACAATTGTTGGTTTTAGAGCAAAGCTGGAGtggaaaaataattgctttttgaCACTGTGAAAACGACCTGTTTTAAAAGCTGCAATGTATAACAACtccatgctttgctttttttttccccttttttttcccccttagttCTTGTATATCTCTCCTTGATAAGGGCCACAGTCAGTtaacttgaaaaaagaaacaaaaatacctgCCATAAAAACATTAACAACATGAAGTTTTTTGATTTCTTGGACATTCAAATAAtagtttgtttttgggtttttttaagtgacctGCATAGTTCATGACCATTAGTGTTTTACAGAGCCTAGGGTGAGGTACAGGTAGCACAATTTCCATAGGTTAATATACAGCTATTGACTGTACTCAGCAATACCTCTTGTATACCGCCTTAAACATCAAATGTAGCGGGAATGGCATGCTAATTGGGATTCTGGGATTATACCATATTGCTTCTCAAAAGTGCCGTGGAATTATCCGCATCCCAATCAGGCTGAAAGAAACTAATTTATCTGAGGAACACCATTCCCAGTAGAACAGCACTCTTATTACATTGAAGTGTAGCATAGACTAATAATCAAATGGCTGATCCTCGGTAGAGAACTGCTGTTTGTATTTGGAATAAGTATTTCTTCCAATGCAGCTCTTTTCCACAAGGTTTGCCGTGAGGCTGAGATTATGCTTCCTACCTAAAAGTAGTACTGTTTGTGTGTTTGAATGATGGGGTGGGGGTGAAAGGCTGCTATTGTATGGTTAAAAATGCTAAACAGGTATGACCAAAGGTGTGCTAgtgcaaaaaatgttttgtatgtaATTATCAAAAGTTGGTCTTGCTCTTCATATATGTGTGTTGTAGAAGCCAAGATTTCCTTATGCAGACATTACACTGATGGACGATAAAAAGTGTTAATGTTGCAGAACATTTTCAGAAATCCACATACTTTCAAGTAGAAAAGCAAGGTGATTCTGTGAATCGGTTTTTGCAATTGAGTTCTTAAACTACTGTACTTGACTGTTACATGAACTATTAGATGGACAGTTATGAAGTAAGCAATTGAAATGGAGTCAGGGCATTACATATTTCAAGTTGTAGCAAATATATTTAGGTCTAAAATCTAACTATTTGGAAcgttttaaaattattgttcaGGTTCCTGGGGCAGAAAATAGGCATgggaagaaaaactgtttttcctcTTAAAGCTACCCACTTTCAGAGTCGTTTTGAGGTAAAACTGACTGTGACAGTTGCATCTGACACTTGCATTCTGTCTTCAGGCAGAATCTTCTGTATTGTTCAAACATTTTGATAATCTATTATTCACTATGTGGAAGGAAGTTCTAGCACTAACGTCAAAACGAAGATAGACATGGAGAATAAGAGCTTGCAGAGCCAGGTCAACGTGCTGTAAGGGACTAGTGAATGATCTAACCAGATGTGAATATGGACACAATAAAGAAAATGGTCTTCTGCCagagaaaggaataaaactgTACAAATGCTAGAAAAAGTGGCAGCAAGATGGACAGTATTGAAAGCTTTGTCTGTctgagaagtttttttttctgtggcatcaTGAAGCTGTAACATTACTGCAAGGAGCATACAGCTTGTTGAAGTAGCTGTGGGTGACCTGAAGCTGATACGAAGAGACAAGGGATTtcctaagaaacaaaaaatgatttGGTCGAGTTATATAGGTTTTCAGCCCACCCTGTGCTGTGGAAATGTCAATGTCTGAGAAGACTGAGACTGCTGTCTGTTCAATTAAAAGGCTGCTTGTGGTCGTTTGGCGAGACTGTagcagaaataaataggaaaaagcagaaatgaagaagaCTGCTTCTTCAATGAAAATGGACGCATCTGTTGGATGAAAAGTGACTTCTTGCTAATGTTTGTGCTTTTGGCCTGGCAAAAGGGTGCAGACCAAAAGGTTTATGCAGGAGACAGTCGCATGACTCCAGAAACACTGGAGATCTGAGGGCAAGACGCCGATGGCACAATGCAAAGTGCACTTGGTGGTAGAGTTCACCTAAGACTTGCCCCTATATGGAACAGACAAGCGAAGAGTATAAAAGAggtattagaaaagaaaaatctggctAATGCTTCTTCTCTGAATTACAGATTAAAATGGAGTGAGAATTATTATAAATGGAATATACGGAGGCAGCTTGATTATAGAATAAGATGAACTTAATTGTCCATGTATGTAAATTGTTGTCTTCATTGCAGTGTTCCGATTAGTGAAAGACTAGATCCATTGGTTGTTGCTACTGATGCTGCGTATTCAGATGAGGACTATGGCAGTTATCATAATCTGTGTTAATGTGTAGAATACTATTTGCTGGTAAGTGGATAGTCTCACAATTTAATGTGCTGTACAAGTTCCTGCATATCCTAAAAATAACTGAAGtctattacaaaaatattttaataactccTTGAatatattaggattttttttatgttggcattttatttatttattttatatagaaGAAGAGAATCGTAGAAGTCTTAGATTTACCAGAGGTTTAGGTTCACCGCTTTTCTGAATGGTGGTAGCTTGTGTAGCATGTGTTCCTGCAGCATACGGTGCAGCTGCACAGCCTCCTGTATAGATCAGGGATGAGtctttccttaatttatttttcttttagaagacaCGTTTTGCAAGTTAGTAACTGATAAAACTGAAGTGTCATTCTTTTTCTCCCCTAGCTTTTTGGCAAAACTTAAGCTAGCTGCCGCTgaatttttgttgaaataatttcaaaattgtgTGGGGCTGATTCTGGTTCGAGTCATTGGGAGGAGTAAAGGTGAGGAGGGAGAATCAAATGTGATACAAACTGAAACTGTTGAAAAAATCCTAAAGTCACgttaaatcttgattttttttaaaaaccaaggGAGGAAACTAGCTGGCCCTCCTGACTTGGTAAGGGTTGGGAAGGCAGAACGGACGTTTTTCCTTTGAGATTGTATAATCGATGGACTGAGCATTAGCTACCTCTTCAGTGACTGGGCAAAAGTCTCATCCTACGTGTGATTACCAAAGCAGGCGGGTCGGCGGCTGTCGGCgcagctccctccccgctccggggCCGGAGAGGAGCCGGCTGCCCGTCCCGGTGCCGGGGCACGGCGGCGCGCCTTTCCCTCGCTGAGggcgcccgcccccgcggcggggcgcggcggagcCCCCGGGCAGCCGTTCCTCCGAGATGCCTTACGGGGGCGGCGACCCCGGGCCGATACGTTGCTACCTCTACCGGGCGCTTGGCGAGGCGCGGCGCGGTGTCCCCCGGCGGCAGCCGCTGTAGCAGTGCCGAGTCTTCTAATAAACGTGCTGCTAACTCTGTCTCTCGCCGCCTCTCATTTCCCGCCGCGGTAACGGCGCACGGGGGGCCGCGCCGGAGCCGCTTCCGGCGCCGCTACCGGAaggggcggccgggcggggggaagCGCTTCCGGGGCGTTGCGGTACCGGCGGCGGAGTGCGCACCGGCTGCGGGGAccggccgggccgcggccggtgagtggggccgagggagggagaggagggggcggctcggcggggcccgTCAGCCGCTGGGGCGGGGAGCGAGGCCGCGGCTGGGCCCTGCCGGCGGGGGTGGCCCGGGCTCGGCGTGACTCTCCCCGGCGGTGCCGGCGCCTCCCCCGCGGGAGCGGAGCCATGGCGGCGGACTCGGAGGTGCTGCACTTCCAGTTCGAGCAGCAGGGTGATGCCGTCCTGCAGAAGATGAACCTCCTGCGGCAGCAGAACCTCTTCTGCGACGTCTCCATCTACATCAACGACACGGAGTTCCAGGGGCACAAGGTGATCTTCGCCGCCTGCTCCACCTTCATGAGGGACCAGTTCCTGCTCAACCAGTCCCGGCAGGTGCGGATCACCATCCTGCAGAGCGCCGAGGTGGGCagaaagctgctgctctcctgttaCACCGGCGCGCTGGAAGTCAAAAAGAAGGAGCTGCTGAAATACCTCACTGCCGCCAGTTACCTCCAGATGGTTCACATCGTGGAAAAGTGTACGGAGGCTTTGTCGAAATACTTGGAAATCGACGCTTCCATGGAGAACAGCGAGCAGGTGACAGAAAGATGTCATTCCTCAGATGCTGAACTGAGAAACGGGGATGATATTTTAGATAAAGATTGTGAAATAATTGAGATTGCTGAAGACAGCCCAGTGAACGTGGAATACCCTGTGAAACAGGAGAAGGGGGACATTTCCCGGCCCGCGGTGCAGAGCTTGATCTCGGAAAGAAAGGacacaaaaaccccagaaatatcAACGGTTGAAATTGGATATAAGGACGATGAAATCTGTATCTTCAGAATGGATTCTATGAGCGTAGCAAACGTAGAAAATGATCATTTTCCTCAGCCTTGCACATCCTCTAAAACAAACTTGTATTTTCCGGAAACCCAGCACTCCTTGATAAATTCTACAGttgaaagcagaaatacagaaatgtcgGGAAATCACTTTCAGGCTTTTGTCAGTGACAATACAGAAGGAACTTCTAGTCTGATGAATGGGTTCCAGAGTCTGGACGATTCTGGCAATTCATGGCGGCACCAGTGTCCGAAGTGTCCGAGGGGATTTCTGCATCTTGAGAACTATCTCAGACATCTGAAAATGCACAAGCTGTTCTTGTGTTTGCAGTGTGGCAAAACATTTACGCAAAAAAAGAATCTCAACAGACACATCCGGGGGCACATGGGCATCCGCCCCTTCCAGTGCATGGTGTGCTTGAAGACCTTCACTGCCAAAAGCACGCTCCAGGATCACCTGAATATACACAGCGGCGACAGGCCCTACAAATGTCATTGTTGCGACATGGACTTTAAACACAAGTCTGCTCTTAAAAAGCACTTAACTTCTGTTCATGGAAGGAGTAGCAGCGAAAAGCCAAACCTGAACACTATTACGAAAGTTAAAATAGACTATGATTAACAGATGGGTGGTTGTGGAGCCAGGCTCCACAAACAGCTGCCTAGTGAAATTCTAGATGAAATTCTAGATACAGATCCCCACGTAATGGAGAGAAGCACAAATATGTGACTGGTGATCAAAGACAGGTCTTGCGAGCAGCAAACTTGCCTGCTGCATTTAGGCTCCTATTGTTGCAAGTGTGAAAAAGGTGTTTACTAGTTGAAAGTAAACTGCAAAATATGGGAAACAATTTCACGCTTCTCTTCTATTATCCTGGATGCATtctgatttccacccccccccaattATGTTTTGCACTCCCCCGTTCCAAGGGCAGGCACTGACAATTTTCAAAGTATCATTGATATTGCAATAAGATGAAGCCAGAGCCATGATGTTCCTGATGTATAAAAGCTAAGGAAAGGGGATGTCTGTATTTATTCTGCAAGTCAGTCATTCCCACCCAGTTCAGGTATCATTTATGGTGAAATCAGCTCCTTATTTGCCCAAACTTTGTTAGATCTTTCAACAGAAAGAGGCATGTTTTCATACTGAAGTCTATGATATTTAAGAAAGaacacacaacaaacaaaaaataatcaaggaagCTTTCAAATTGCCTTTTGCAAATAGAGAATtggtaaaagagaaagaaaaaaacagtattttcaacaGCATTGCCTTGCAGTTCATTTTTAACTGGACAGTCTCATCAGGAGAACTTGTGTTCAGTTTTATGAATGAGTTCTGaatttttctaaacttttttctgtttggtttttttttctgtcatgccAGTGTTTTGCACCTGTATTTGACTAATTCTGATTGTTAGTCCTGTTTGTTGAGTTGTAACATTTGCCTTCATTTTTTACAAATCTTAGACTTGTACGCTAATGTGAAAAATTAAGCTGTGTGCTGTTACGTAGTAGCAGTGTCTACgttaattttgaaaaacaaaccttTATATCTTATTAGGAACGGCTTAGACATAGAGGTCTTCACATGCTCTAATTCTGTGATACAGTAAAACAGTAACTGTGTGT from Chroicocephalus ridibundus chromosome 15, bChrRid1.1, whole genome shotgun sequence harbors:
- the ZBTB26 gene encoding zinc finger and BTB domain-containing protein 26, which codes for MSERSDILHFKFDNYGDSMLQKMNKLREENKFCDVVVHIDDVEVRGHKIVFAAGSPFLRDQFLLNDSRDVKISILQSSEVGRQLLLSCYSGILEFPEMELVNYLTAASFLQMSHIVERCTQALWKFIKPKQPLESKECEQQSDSSELKDHQGDDDSLQQDSPCIQPSEDSMDMEDSDIQIIKVESIGEVTEVRNKKDQNQFISSEQTALHSSEPQHFLINSTVENRASEIEQNHLHNYALSYAGSDNIILASKDMFGPNNRGIDKGLQWHHQCPKCTRVFRHLENYANHLKMHKLFMCLLCGKTFTQKGNLHRHMRVHAGIKPFQCKICGKTFSQKCSLQDHLNLHSGDKPHKCNYCDMVFAHKPVLRKHLKQLHGKNSFDNANERNVQDITVDFDSFTCSAATDSKVCQQGDASQVLDAGKLPQAVLSLRNDSTCVN
- the ZBTB6 gene encoding zinc finger and BTB domain-containing protein 6, giving the protein MAADSEVLHFQFEQQGDAVLQKMNLLRQQNLFCDVSIYINDTEFQGHKVIFAACSTFMRDQFLLNQSRQVRITILQSAEVGRKLLLSCYTGALEVKKKELLKYLTAASYLQMVHIVEKCTEALSKYLEIDASMENSEQVTERCHSSDAELRNGDDILDKDCEIIEIAEDSPVNVEYPVKQEKGDISRPAVQSLISERKDTKTPEISTVEIGYKDDEICIFRMDSMSVANVENDHFPQPCTSSKTNLYFPETQHSLINSTVESRNTEMSGNHFQAFVSDNTEGTSSLMNGFQSLDDSGNSWRHQCPKCPRGFLHLENYLRHLKMHKLFLCLQCGKTFTQKKNLNRHIRGHMGIRPFQCMVCLKTFTAKSTLQDHLNIHSGDRPYKCHCCDMDFKHKSALKKHLTSVHGRSSSEKPNLNTITKVKIDYD